In Mytilus edulis chromosome 7, xbMytEdul2.2, whole genome shotgun sequence, a single genomic region encodes these proteins:
- the LOC139482184 gene encoding uncharacterized protein isoform X2 gives MRSIADYASRRFGTEYEVGPSGDGMVSGTQSTVSMADIVWSDIGKIQPRMSKLVGMIDGEACFPIYHFLRNHLDRVDPTTTTQVCMPLYPDARTRDELEYLPECRRNGLTEADLLNTGASRKLSSGQMSLGLLMEVHRYLDKYGSINKVERFHGIVCSLFEVTKMTDTEKNTMHVRVKREVDRMKKMKKAKQTSQIEVLKRELFDMPGSSDVLVDRIPLLIVTAEQTKLLPKFKKGNYVSRY, from the coding sequence aTGAGAAGCATAGCTGACTATGCCAGTAGACGTTTTGGGACTGAGTATGAGGTAGGGCCATCTGGGGATGGTATGGTGAGTGGTACTCAGTCCACAGTAAGTATGGCGGATATTGTCTGGAGTGATATTGGTAAGATACAGCCCAGGATGAGTAAGTTGGTAGGTATGATAGATGGGGAAGCCTGCTTTCCCATCTATCATTTTCTGAGAAATCACCTGGATAGAGTAGATCCAACTACAACAACACAGGTATGTATGCCACTCTATCCAGATGCCAGGACCAGAGATGAATTGGAGTACTTACCAGAGTGCAGACGAAATGGACTGACGGAAGCAGACTTACTGAACACAGGTGCCTCTAGGAAGCTTTCTTCTGGACAGATGTCTCTAGGACTATTGATGGAGGTCCACAGGTATTTAGATAAGTATGGCAGTATTAATAAAGTAGAGAGATTTCATGGTATTGTTTGCTCTTTATTTGAAGTTACCAAGATGACGGACACTGAGAAGAACACCATGCATGTCAGGGTAAAGAGGGAAGTTGATAGAATGAAAAAGATGAAGAAAGCAAAGCAGACTAGCCAGATAGAGGTGCTGAAAAGAGAGTTGTTTGACATGCCTGGTAGCAGTGATGTCTTGGTTGACAGAATTCCCCTACTTATTGTGACGGCGGAGCAGACGAAacttttaccaaaatttaagaaagGAAACTATGTATCCCGGTATTAA
- the LOC139482183 gene encoding uncharacterized protein, producing the protein MDTSIGGTYHCCVPKCTNDSRYDPERKISFHKFPKDASVRKTWIVKIKRDLGANFRISDATRVCSSHFLTTEIQKTLTGKRKLTQGAVPSLFAWSISATPKRPGPRRRLVENFDDNIAKAPKLSCTSTSPDAENQILGEKIVTPFVSNDHDYVVQTLSTEEKLQAALKEVELLQNQVTTLSSNTFCLNRFSTDNSLINFYTGFINYETLKSVFTALQPTATTMVRWSQMQRHVNKENVNENAFHCETLLLIDQFFLFLCRVRQGLSEQDLAVRFNISQSSVSRILITWANYLYCMLGSLPLWSSRAAIDESMPQSFKDTYPKTRVILDCTEIRVQTPSSKVLNSETYSSYKSHTTFKSLVGITPNGAISFVSSLYTGSISDKAITEKSGILYLLEPGDEVMADKGFLINDLLKTKQASLVIPPFLGQKGKFSKDEVEKTHEIARLRIHVERAIRRIKEYHLFDKVIPLNMASSINQIWTVCAILTNFRGPLF; encoded by the exons ATGGATACCTCCATAGGCGGAACGTATCATTGCTGCGTACCAAAGTGCACCAACGACTCCCGATACGATCCCGAGAGGAAAATTTCGTTTCATAAGTTCCCTAAAGATGCCTCTGTGAGGAAGACTTGGATCGTTAAGATCAAACGCGACCTAGGAGCAAATTTCAGG ATCTCAGATGCTACAAGAGTGTGTTCTTCACATTTTCTTACTACAGAAATACAGAAAACATTGACTGGAAAGAGAAAATTGACCCAAGGTGCAGTTCCTTCCTTATTTGCATGGTCTATAAGTGCCACACCCAAAAGACCGGGGCCAAGACGGAGATTAGTAGAGAATTTTGATGACAA tatTGCTAAAGCACCGAAGCTGTCATGTACAAGCACCAGTCCCGATGCTGAAAATCAGATTCTTGGAGAAAAGATTGTTACCCCATTCGTCTCGAATGATCATGACTATGTTGTTCAGACTCTGTCTACAGAGGAAAAATTACAGGCAGCTCTGAAGGAAGTGGAACTTTTACAAAACCAGGTCACTACTTTATCTTCAAATACATTCTGCTTGAACAGATTTTCAACTGACAATTCACTGATCAACTTTTACACTGGCTTTATTAACTATGAAACACTAAAGAGTGTCTTTACTGCCTTACAGCCCACTGCAACAACAATGGTTAGATGGTCTCAAATGCAGAGACATGTGAATAAGGAAAATGTCAATGAAAATGCATTCCACTGTGAAACACTGCTTTTAATTGATCAGTTTTTCTTGTTCTTGTGTAGAGTGAGACAAGGTTTATCAGAACAAGACCTTGCAGTAAGATTTAACATTTCACAAAGTTCTGTTAGCAGGATTTTAATAACTTGGGCAAACTATCTGTATTGCATGCTTGGTAGTTTACCATTGTGGTCCTCCAGAGCTGCCATAGATGAAAGCATGCCACAGTCATTTAAAGACACATATCCGAAAACTAGAGTTATTCTGGACTGTACAGAGATAAGGGTACAGACTCCAAGTTCCAAGGTTTTGAACTCTGAAACGTACTCAAGTTACAAAAGTCATACGACTTTTAAATCTTTGGTTGGAATAACTCCCAATGGAGCCATATCTTTTGTAAGCTCTCTGTACACAGGTTCAATTTCTGATAAGGCCATTACTGAAAAGTCAGGGATATTATACTTGTTAGAGCCAGGTGACGAAGTTATGGCTGACAAGGGTTTTTTGATAAATGACCTGCTTAAGACCAAACAAGCAAGTTTGGTAATACCCCCTTTTTTAGGGCAAAAGGGTAAATTCTCAAAAGATGAAGTTGAGAAGACTCATGAAATTGCACGATTGAGGATACATGTTGAAAGAGCAATACGGAGAATCAAAGAATACCATCTATTTGATAAGGTTATACCCTTGAATATGGCCTCTTCAATCAATCAGATATGGACAGTTTGTGCTATACTGACAAATTTCAGAGGCCCATTATTTTAA
- the LOC139482172 gene encoding uncharacterized protein, producing the protein MDTTDQNTSLDDFLTWKVSALREYLTKRGMTKDGTKSELAALCYSASVLKIEVVPSSFEIIKNNKLDYQNLLKINGQILSDPLQIHDNWLDEKNGMKKFPPVYISDIIKYLSEKNTSGKMKEILQDYKIGKAYEYFKNGFLQEIFYHDIDARSKYCFLRAKCVPSQKIKDEEHDVWVCVEKATGEIGSSYCTCTAGLGGTCNHVAGLLFRVEAANKLGASACTSLPCTWKVPSKIKGVKPTKIKDLRIIKSRHGQSDSKRPLVSQSKSQYQPIPESKDNLDIFSAVLKKSIPNACIFKGFVTENVEQTVTKPVSEDITAYTIQDIKTKCNEQTNFLSNMPKYNESEIQKVMLSTIGQSSKEKWHEIRSGRLTSSNFYEIHTKVQSYKKKEGVTFDLLISRLMGYKKLNPNIRSLKHGREMEPEAKLCYLAGMKKAGHTNVNITECGIFLDKDITYLGASPDVLVDCACCGSGVVEIKCPLVQKCGKRTTICSCCVPDYLYVDETRYSLKKKTQILWPNSRPVSNNWKEIL; encoded by the exons ATGGATACTACTGATCAAAACACTTCTTTAGATGATTTTTTAACCTGGAAAGTGAGTGCTTTGCGCGAATACCTGACCAAGAGAGGTATGACGAAAGACGGTACAAAAAGTGAATTGGCAGCTCTTTGCTATTCGGCCTCcgttttaaaaattgaagtcGTTCCATCttcttttgaaattataaaaaacaacaaactaGATTATCAGAACTTGCTAAAAATAAACGGTCAAATTTTATCAGATCCACTTCAGATCCATGATAACTGGTTAGATGAGAAAAATGGCATGAAGAAATTCCCACCAGTCTATATATCTGACATTATCAAGTACTTGAGTGAAAAAAATACATCTGGTAAAATGAAAGAGATTCTCCAAGACTATAAAATTGGCAAGGCTTATGAATATTTTAAGAATGGATTCTTGCAAGAAATATTCTACCATGACATTGATGCAAGATCCAAGTACTGTTTTCTTAGAGCCAAATGTGTGCcttcacaaaaaataaaagatgaagaacATGATGTCTGGGTGTGTGTTGAGAAAGCAACAGGAGAAATTGGATCCTCATACTGCACATGCACAGCAGG TTTGGGTGGAACATGTAATCATGTGGCTGGACTCCTTTTCCGAGTTGAGGCTGCAAACAAACTAGGCGCATCTGCATGTACTTCCCTTCCCTGCACATGGAAAGTAccatcaa aAATAAAGGGAGTGAAGCCAACCAAAATTAAAGACTTAAGAATTATCAAGTCAAGACATGGACAATCag atagtaAAAGACCTTTAGTTTCCCAGTCCAAGTCACAGTACCAGCCCATACCTGAAAGTAAAGACAACTTGGACATTTTTTCTGCAGTACTCAAGAAGTCTATTCCAAATGCTTGTATTTTTAAAG gtTTTGTCACAGAAAATGTAGAACAAACAGTAACAAAACCAGTTAGTGAAGACATCACAGCCTACACAATACAggacattaaaacaaaatgtaacgAGCAAACAAACTTTTTAAGCAACATGCCAAAGTATAATGAGAGTGAAATTCAAAAAGTAATGCTTTCTACGATTGGTCAGTCAAGCAAAGAAAAATGGCATGAAATAAGATCAGGTCGTCTGACATCatcaaatttctatgaaatacaTACAAAAGTGCAGAGTTATAAGAAAAAAGAGGGTGTTACTTTTGATCTATTAATTTCACGTCTCATGGGATACAAAAAGTTAAATCCTAACATAAGGTCTCTTAAGCATGGGCGAGAAATGGAACCAGAAGCCAAATTGTGTTACCTTGCTGGTATGAAGAAAGCAGGCCACACAAATGTTAATATCACAGAATGTGGAATATTTCTTGATAAGGACATTACTTATCTTGGGGCAAGCCCTGATGTACTTGTTGATTGTGCTTGTTGTGGCTCAGGTGTTGTAGAAATTAAATGTCCTCTTGTTCAGAAATGTGGAAAACGTACAACAATTTGCAGTTGTTGTGTTCCCGACTATTTGTATGTTGATGAAACTAggtacagtttaaaaaaaaaaacacaaatattatgGCCAAATTCAAGGCCAGTTAGCAATAACTGGAAGGAAATATTGtga
- the LOC139482184 gene encoding uncharacterized protein isoform X3, which translates to MPFTDSFLDGLLTEGVDNDGHKPRRPITYDDMRSIADYASRRFGTEYEVGPSGDGMVSGTQSTVSMADIVWSDIGKIQPRMSKLVGMIDGEACFPIYHFLRNHLDRVDPTTTTQVCMPLYPDARTRDELEYLPECRRNGLTEADLLNTGASRKLSSGQMSLGLLMEVHRNQLCN; encoded by the exons ATGCCTTTTACCGACTCGTTTTTGGACGGACTGCTGACAGAGGGTGTAGACAACGATGGACATAAGCCACGGAGGCCAATCACGTATG atgacaTGAGAAGCATAGCTGACTATGCCAGTAGACGTTTTGGGACTGAGTATGAGGTAGGGCCATCTGGGGATGGTATGGTGAGTGGTACTCAGTCCACAGTAAGTATGGCGGATATTGTCTGGAGTGATATTGGTAAGATACAGCCCAGGATGAGTAAGTTGGTAGGTATGATAGATGGGGAAGCCTGCTTTCCCATCTATCATTTTCTGAGAAATCACCTGGATAGAGTAGATCCAACTACAACAACACAGGTATGTATGCCACTCTATCCAGATGCCAGGACCAGAGATGAATTGGAGTACTTACCAGAGTGCAGACGAAATGGACTGACGGAAGCAGACTTACTGAACACAGGTGCCTCTAGGAAGCTTTCTTCTGGACAGATGTCTCTAGGACTATTGATGGAGGTCCACAG GAACCAGCTGTGCAACTGA
- the LOC139482184 gene encoding uncharacterized protein isoform X1, translated as MPFTDSFLDGLLTEGVDNDGHKPRRPITYDDMRSIADYASRRFGTEYEVGPSGDGMVSGTQSTVSMADIVWSDIGKIQPRMSKLVGMIDGEACFPIYHFLRNHLDRVDPTTTTQVCMPLYPDARTRDELEYLPECRRNGLTEADLLNTGASRKLSSGQMSLGLLMEVHRYLDKYGSINKVERFHGIVCSLFEVTKMTDTEKNTMHVRVKREVDRMKKMKKAKQTSQIEVLKRELFDMPGSSDVLVDRIPLLIVTAEQTKLLPKFKKGNYVSRY; from the exons ATGCCTTTTACCGACTCGTTTTTGGACGGACTGCTGACAGAGGGTGTAGACAACGATGGACATAAGCCACGGAGGCCAATCACGTATG atgacaTGAGAAGCATAGCTGACTATGCCAGTAGACGTTTTGGGACTGAGTATGAGGTAGGGCCATCTGGGGATGGTATGGTGAGTGGTACTCAGTCCACAGTAAGTATGGCGGATATTGTCTGGAGTGATATTGGTAAGATACAGCCCAGGATGAGTAAGTTGGTAGGTATGATAGATGGGGAAGCCTGCTTTCCCATCTATCATTTTCTGAGAAATCACCTGGATAGAGTAGATCCAACTACAACAACACAGGTATGTATGCCACTCTATCCAGATGCCAGGACCAGAGATGAATTGGAGTACTTACCAGAGTGCAGACGAAATGGACTGACGGAAGCAGACTTACTGAACACAGGTGCCTCTAGGAAGCTTTCTTCTGGACAGATGTCTCTAGGACTATTGATGGAGGTCCACAGGTATTTAGATAAGTATGGCAGTATTAATAAAGTAGAGAGATTTCATGGTATTGTTTGCTCTTTATTTGAAGTTACCAAGATGACGGACACTGAGAAGAACACCATGCATGTCAGGGTAAAGAGGGAAGTTGATAGAATGAAAAAGATGAAGAAAGCAAAGCAGACTAGCCAGATAGAGGTGCTGAAAAGAGAGTTGTTTGACATGCCTGGTAGCAGTGATGTCTTGGTTGACAGAATTCCCCTACTTATTGTGACGGCGGAGCAGACGAAacttttaccaaaatttaagaaagGAAACTATGTATCCCGGTATTAA
- the LOC139483424 gene encoding uncharacterized protein, whose product MDGLPLVEGYIFKMASFEDCIEFCKLESGLFSSCSSSDIILKEKQLETLKALYFNKDCISVLPTGYGKSLIFQILPWFFQKKLDRKQPMTVLVASPLNSLMQDQVLSLRKKGIKACSLNISGTKGITFEEDDDTENDLETDVPFEQLQKGEYQILYVHPETFSNKKFGKLMRSEVYQTDVCCIVIDEVHMISEWGESFRPEFMKLGELTCLFETAGHLALTATATPKALKELEGILNYRETTFIISNPDRPNIFLEVRRRLPNIRKMDKLDELIKPIAEQLYEQQSDFPLTVVYVENLESLGYYFRYLEYDLKENGYNGENIPENRLFAQYHSDYPETMKQHIVKDLCQRKPTLR is encoded by the exons ATGGACGGTTTACCTCTAGTGGAaggttatattttcaaaatggcttccTTTGAAGATTGTATCGAATTTTGTAAACTTGAAAGTGGATTATTCTCATCATGCTCATCGtcagatataattttaaaagagaAGCAATTGGAAACATTAAAGGCGTTGTATTTCAACAAAGACTGCATTTCAGTGTTGCCGACTGGCTATGGTAAAAGCCTGATCTTCCAGATTTTACCTTGGTTTTTTCAAAAGAAACTTGATAGAAAACAACCAATGACCGTTCTGGTTGCTTCTCCTCTGAATTCTTTAATGCAAGATCAAGTACTCAGTCTtcgaaaaaaaggaataaaagcATGTAGCTTAAACATTTCAG GCACCAAAGGAATAACCTTTGAGGAAGATGATGACACTGAAAATGATTTGGAAACAGATGTGCCATTTGAACAACTACAAAAAGGAGAGTACCAAATCCTATATGTGCATCCAGAAACTTTTTCTAATAAGAAATTTGGGAAGTTAATGAGATCAGAAGTCTATCAGACAGATGTTTGCTGCATAGTAATTGATGAAGTACACATGATTTCAGAGTG GGGTGAAAGCTTTAGACCAGAATTTATGAAGTTGGGTGAATTAACCTGCCTTTTTGAAACAGCAGGACATCTTGCTCTTACAGCAACCGCTACACCAAAGGCACTCAAGGAATTAGAAGGAATATTGAACTATAGGGAAACAACTTTTATCATCAGCAACCCAGATCGTCCCAACATATTTCTAGAGGTAAGAAGAAGACTCCCAAATATCAGGAAAATGGACAAATTGGATGAACTGATAAAACCAATAGCTGAACAACTATATGAGCAGCAAAGTGATTTTCCTCTTACTGTTGTATATGTTGAAAATTTGGAGAGTCTTGGATACTATTTTCGTTATTTAGAGTATGATCTTAAGGAAAATGGGTACAATGGAGAAAATATTCCTGAAAATAGACTGTTTGCTCAATATCACTCTGACTATCCAGAAACTATGAAGCAACATATTGTGAAGGACCTTTGTCAGAGAAAACCTACATtaagatga